In the Ignavibacteriales bacterium genome, CCCCTTCGTACCTGGTAAGCTTGATTGGCATCGTCTTGATCGGGTACTTCATGACTCGGGCTTCGCTGAGTTCAGTTGAGGGGCCGAAGAAGCTACCCTAAATGCAGCAGATCCACGAATGAAGAAGCCCCGTTAGCGGGGCTTCTTCGTTTCAACTGCGGGATATTCTCCCGGGTGCATCGAGGTGCAAACGGATGGCTGAGGATACCGGGATTCGAGCACATCAGAAGCAATGCCTTGATGAAAACGTCGCACCGGCCGACGATTCCATCCGTCAAATCCTTCAATTCTCCTATTCGCGATCAAAGTGAAAAGACGTGTTCACAATCGGGAATGCCGATTCCCCTACACTTGTTGATTTTGCAGATTTGTTTCGTAAATTCAACTTGATTTCTCACCTGATTGCCAGCAGCCTATCAACCCTGCTTTCGATAAACGCGACACTATGACCTTCAAGCCGTTCAACGAGATGACTGAAAGCGACTATGCTGCTGTCGGCTTCAAGTCAGGACTCGAAATCCATCAGCAACTGCTCACCAAGAAAAAACTCTTCTGCCGCTGCCCTGCGGGCCTGTACAGCGATTCTTTCAACGCCGAAATTCTCCGCCACATGCGTCCCACCCTCTCCGAACTGGGCGAGTACGATGGCACGGCACTGATGGAGTTCAAGACCAGGAAAGAGATCATTTACCAGATCAACCGCGCAACCGTCTGCACATACGAAATGGACGATACGCCCCCCTTCGAATTGAACGACGAGGCACTCGATATCGCCCTTGAGGTGGGCCTGTTATACGGCTGCGCAATGGTGGACGAGATCCACATCGCCAGAAAACAATATCTGGATGGCAGCATACCAACCGGCTTTCAACGCACTACCATAGTGGGAGTCGACGGCAGCATCCCCTACAAGGACCGGCGGATCAACATTGTCCAGCTAGGTCTTGAAGAAGATGCATGCCGGGAAGTGAGCGATACAGGCCATCTCCGGGTCTATCTCACAGACCGCCTTGGAATGCCGCTGATCGAGTCGGTCACTGCCCCAGAAATGCGCACCCCTCAGGAAGTCGCCGAAGTGGCCGACATCCTCCGCAAACTTGTGAGGAGCACAGGCAAGGTGCGCACAGGGATTGGCGCAGCGCGGCAGGATGTGAACGTGAGCGTCACGGGCGGCACTCGTATCGAAATCAAAGGCGTCCCGCGCATCCCCAATATTCCCCTTCTCACCTACCACGAGGCGATGAGACAATACAATCTGCTCCGCCTGAGAGACGAACTCCATCGCCGCGGCATCACGAAAGAGACCTTCTCTTCGAAGACCGAAGAAGTAACAAAACTGCTGCGCAAGACCCGCTATCAACCGTTGAAGAACGCAATCACCGAAGGATTAAAAGTTCATTGTGTCCTCCTCAGGGGTTTCAAGGGTCTGCTCCGTTGGCAAACGCAGACTGATACGTTCTTCTCGCGTGAGATCTCCGACCGGGTGCGCGTCATCTCATGTCTTACCACCCTTCCGAATATTGTGCATTCGGACAGCCCTTCTGAGACACTCGCCTCCTCCGAATGGCAGCTGCTGAAGAAATCCGCCGGCGCGACAGACGATGACACCATCGTCCTCGTCTGGGGAAGCAAGCAGGACGTGACATCGGGGGCTGCAGAAATCGTCATTCGAGCGAGGGAAGCCGCGATCGGAATTCCCTCCGAAACACGCCAGGCACTCCGCGATGGCACGAACGGCTTTGAGCGAATTCTCCCCGGTGCGGATCGCATGTACCCGGACACAGATCTCCCACCCCGCAGAATCACTCAGGCGCACCTCTCAACCATCAGAACCTCCGTGCCTGCGCCCTTCTGGGACAACGAGTCGTGGTACAGATCGCTCAGCATTCCGGCTGACGTCATCGAACCACTCAGCTACTCCCCCCTTGCGCCTCTTTTCGCGGCAGCTGTGAAAGAGTGGAAACTGCCTCCTACGCTTGTCGCCGTCACATTGATCCAGTTGCCCAAACGTGTCGCGAAGGCTATCGGACGACGTGTCACTTTCTCAATCGACACCATGCGGGAACTTCTCCTTGCACACAAAGACGGCTTGCTCGCGCGGGAGGGCTTTCTGGGTGTCCTCATGCATGCGGCCCGGGGTCACGAGTTCGCGAGAACCTCACTGTATAGGATTTCGGACGAAGAGTTGACCGCGTTGATCGATCGCACCAGGCACGAACTTTCGGAAGTCACATTGCGTCACCCTGAAAACGAACACAATGTGCTTATGGGAATGGTCATGAATCGGATACGCGGAAAGGTGAACGGAAGATCATTGTCGGAGAATATTCTCGGGAACGGTGCGGAGGAACGGCGATGACTACAACCGACAACTATCGAGGTTATCGCGGCGAGGCGCTTGATACGCTCAAATCGTACAATGCGGAGGTGTGGAGCGATGTCGAGATCAAAACCGTGAGTGGGTCATTCACTGGCATCGTACTCCCCCGGTCCGAAACTGCGGACCCGCACCATATCGTTGTGAAGCTTCGGAGCGGTTACAATGTCGGAGTGGCTGCGGCCAGCGTTCAATCGATTCAGGTGCAAGGGCGCAAAGAGGCACACTACAAAATCCCGGAGAAGGACTTTCCGTACGATCCTGCGAAACCCCGCGTGAAACTCTTCGGGACTGGCGGAACAATT is a window encoding:
- the gatE gene encoding Glu-tRNA(Gln) amidotransferase subunit GatE, whose amino-acid sequence is MTFKPFNEMTESDYAAVGFKSGLEIHQQLLTKKKLFCRCPAGLYSDSFNAEILRHMRPTLSELGEYDGTALMEFKTRKEIIYQINRATVCTYEMDDTPPFELNDEALDIALEVGLLYGCAMVDEIHIARKQYLDGSIPTGFQRTTIVGVDGSIPYKDRRINIVQLGLEEDACREVSDTGHLRVYLTDRLGMPLIESVTAPEMRTPQEVAEVADILRKLVRSTGKVRTGIGAARQDVNVSVTGGTRIEIKGVPRIPNIPLLTYHEAMRQYNLLRLRDELHRRGITKETFSSKTEEVTKLLRKTRYQPLKNAITEGLKVHCVLLRGFKGLLRWQTQTDTFFSREISDRVRVISCLTTLPNIVHSDSPSETLASSEWQLLKKSAGATDDDTIVLVWGSKQDVTSGAAEIVIRAREAAIGIPSETRQALRDGTNGFERILPGADRMYPDTDLPPRRITQAHLSTIRTSVPAPFWDNESWYRSLSIPADVIEPLSYSPLAPLFAAAVKEWKLPPTLVAVTLIQLPKRVAKAIGRRVTFSIDTMRELLLAHKDGLLAREGFLGVLMHAARGHEFARTSLYRISDEELTALIDRTRHELSEVTLRHPENEHNVLMGMVMNRIRGKVNGRSLSENILGNGAEERR